Within Hydractinia symbiolongicarpus strain clone_291-10 chromosome 11, HSymV2.1, whole genome shotgun sequence, the genomic segment AATTCCCGACCTTCTTACTATCTGTATCCCGGGTTCCTGACGCTCTCGGCATTACGGGGACTACACGGTACAGGGCCGCGAAAAGTAGAAAATATCCAAAGTACAAGTCAAACAGGAGAGCGTCAGGTGGACCCTCCTTGAATTTGAATTCACAATCTGAATTCACGTCGCTGATTGGCTGAAATTTTAATTGTCggcgttaaaaaaaaatataaataagttgTCGGTGAGGCACGTTCAACGAGCCTCACCGACAAAAGGAAAGCCAAACGAAAGCTTTTTTATCAACCTAGACCCCAAAGTTAGTTAACTTTATTTGTTTAAGTTGTCGAGAATTAAAGGGGAAGTTcggtcaaaaattatattttcataatcaatagtcataaaagaaaaaaaaagaatacgataattctttttaaatgaaacccttattttttttaaataatctgtgTTAACCACGCGTAAAAACACCTCCGTAGACTGACCCCTTTACGTTTTTACGAAGGCTGGGTCGAGTTTGAATTATGACGTTTTATAGTTCAAAAAGCGAAGTTCAGTGTTGGGGATTAGGTGTAATCACACGAAGAAGCGTTTTGTTTATgcattttattatttcaatatGCCAAACTGTGCTGCCATCGGCTGTACAAATCGAAGTAGCAATAATAAAAAGACAGAAAAGGGTAAGGGAAGCGAGGAAAATAAGGAGGTAGATAACGAAAAGCTTACGACAAAAGACGAAGATAACAACGAAAGAAAAATCCGGGTAGTATTTTATCACATTCCTAGTGCGAAAAAAGATAAAGAGCTTCGGAATAAATGGCTACACAATATAAAAAGAAGTGGTACCTTGCCGAAAGACTCTGGGTTTTATATTTGTTCTCATCATTTTGAACCAGAGTGCTTCGAAAGAGATTTACAAGTAAGTCTTTTCGTTACCTATGTTTCACCAAACAGCCAAACATTTGTCTTTCTCGTATTTAGAAAAATTCAACACAGTTTCATTTATTAcagccatttccaaaacaaaaccatgtcaaaaaaaatcattatattttcttcgcATGTTCGCATTTTCTTTCCCCCAGtgctgaatgtttttttaacatcgAAAAATCCTTCAAGAACATGTGCTTTCGTAAGACGGGGGTAATGGAaatctattatttttaaatttctaggcTGAACTAATGGGTTCTCCACCGCGGAATAAATTAAAAGATGGTGCTGTTCCGACCTTgtttaattttacaaaacagCCTGAGAAACgtaaaagaacagaaaaaagaaTCGAAGACCGTCAGAAACGACAGGAACCAGATAAAAAAGAAGCCattgaaaatatgaaaacaagCTTTacattgtaataatttttttttaattagtattCAATCCCCTCTTTAGCTCTAAGGTTGAAGttggttcttttattcagaatcGGAATCCGTGTTTTCATACAGTCGTTTGTCGTCGGATTTGCTCTCCGTGAATGGGATATAAATACCATTTTCAGATGGATATTTATTACGAATTGCCCATAAAGCACACGACGGTATAATTTTTCGCACACCTTTTCTCAATCTGTTATGTATCCACCACGTGTACTGTTTGTAACCGGCAAAACGTAGTGAACTAAAAAGAAATTGTGATATAACACAAGTTTGATCCCAAGTCCTTTCTTGCCCTTAACCCTTAAAATAGGATGCAATAAAAAAACGTACCAATTATCCGTGTGCATTGCATCGCCCCTTAAATTATTTAGAGCAGACAGTGCAGTGGTTAGTACTGGTTTACATAGACAAACCATCCCAAAAGTTTCGGCTTCAGTTATACATTGTTTtcctaaaaagaaaatcttaaaaaatgaccCCCGTCtcaagttttgatttttgagcGCACGCGTTCTCATTCGATTTGTAaagctgaataaaataaaacaaccaccgttgtgttttttttgtgagaTTGTTTTGGCAGTAGCGAATGATAACGAATAAAATATATGCGAAGGAGAGTTAaatgtttttgagaaaaaactcATGTTaggcaaaatattttatttatataatatttataattattatattatatatttatatattatataatataatcatttatataatatttttattaaatcgtGTTCGtagggatatttttttttatcaacgcGAAGACCAATATTTAAAGGGAATATGTAGAGTTTTGTTATGGTTTTAAacacgaaaaagaaaattatgcttggctaaattttttgtttattttaccttCAAAATGATTGTCAGGAATTTCATTTGTATCCCTGCAACACAAGCTTTCACTGTACGACTCCATCGCTCTACAGTGACCACCGCATTGGCACCAGTTATTATTGCCGATCCTTGAAACTTCATCTTCTTCCTCATCACTCTCGGAACTACACGTTCCTAATTTATTCAGTTCTTCCAAAGAAAATTCTGGTTCAAAATTGAAGGGTCTGAGAGTGGATAAATCAGGTATGTCATCGTTTTCATCTTCGTTAGAACTTGAATCGCTTCGAATTTGATCCATTGCTTACAAAACTAACACTGTATTTTCAAAGAAGTAATTTGTTAcagatttaaaaagaaatatagcAGGAAAGAAGTAGATTCTTCTAGCAAATTGTGTAGCCTGTGTTGTGACTCTTTCACGCGATGCAATGTTTTGAACTATAAAACGTCATACTTGAGTTAGAACCcagcttcttttttttctgacgCGCTTTTTCAAAAATGGAGCATTTTCAAGAAGTTTGTGTCAACATTAGAGACATTTCCGAAACTCCAAGTTTAatgaagtaaattttttttgtttttataagtataaatacatggaattataaaataaaataaatttattttttttgaccgAACTTCCCCTTTAAGTAATAAGTTGTTCAACCGGTGCCGTCTAATTTACATATGAATAGACGGCAGCTGTTGGGGATGGTTTCCATGATTATTAGCTGTTAGGGtggtttgtttttgattttttataaataattctgCTTATTGTCATTTCTTTCATTCTTATGTCATATTCCGTACTTCATAATTCTATTTTATTGCTTATAAAATGTTCATAAACACCCTACCTCCTGTAAATGGCTCTCGCTAATTGAGTAGGACGTAGTGtacaactgaaaaaagaaaaagtactgATGATAAACACCAGGCTTTTCCACAAATTTCTTTTTGACGTTCTTTGTGATCTCACATGCTCACATGTACtatgaaaaaacaacaagagtTTCTTCAAAGAAATACACCTATAGcatgttcttcttcttcttcttcttcttcttcttcttcttcttcttcttcttcttctatgcCTTTTGGATTtgtaaaaacagtgttttatttatcttaggCGAGGCAAATGACTTTAGATAAATCACTCCATCGTTTTCTATCTTGTGCAATCTGTTTTAGTGTGCGAAGGTTATCAGTTGTTGTAAATTCCTTAACAGGGAGTGTTGCGTTATTTTTGAGAGTTGTTTTGATATCTTGATCTATAGAAGTTGGTATAGTAATTCGTTTGTTTCCTGAAAAGTTCTTTGCATCTTTGGGAATTTCGAAGTAGTATCTCATAGCTTGTTGTGCAGGTGTAGTCTCTGGTAGTCTAAGGATATGTCCAAGTAGTCTCCATTTGGTATGTTTCATAGTTTTACTTATGGGTTCCTCTTtgcatttttctataatttttgattcttgatctttttatcttttataatatttttaagttgtCTTCTATGTACTACATCAATttcgttttgctttttctttgtcaGTCCCTATGTTCCAAAATTgtaggttattttttttttttttttcaataatataatattttttttattttcaattttacaaCAATAACTAGAACATTATATGATTACAAGGGACTAATTTACTACATAACACAACATATTCCTAGCTAACGATTTAACAGTTCAACTTTgaaatttcatgatcaaccaCAATATCATCTCCTACAtcgaactttttatataaacttctCGAACCTCTTAAACATATTAAACCAGATCTCAACAgagcaaaacaaagttttgtgcgTATATGTGTGACTGCAGTTGAAATGGGTATGTTCTTCTTATCCGCTATCATTTCCGAAAGCCGACTGTAAAAAGTGATGCATTCGCGACCCATGCTTCCGTGAATTGAGAATATAAGCGGCGTGAAACTGCCATTATCAACACTCAAAATTCTACGattgtaatttcttttcttctcgTTCTCGTTTGAAATGAAAGATTGCTGTAAAGTTTGGTTGTTGTACCTCGAGGCAGTGGGGTCAAAAACCCTTACGTCAAAAAATGCCTGTTGGCCGTTTATCCAAAAATCACGACCACGAATGTCCGGTCTACAATCATCACCGGTTTTTACACTCTTTAAATCGAAACGTTCTCCAGTCAGCGGTAGCAAATTCGGTTCTAACTGTACGTCATGACAAACATCCTTGAGTAACTTTGATGTGAGGTCACGAATGTCGTTGTGACGTCTCGTAACAAAGCCACCCATCTTACACTTCATGCTGTGTTCAACGTCAAATCGAGCTCCACAAACGCAACTGCTGGGTAAGTTGGGAATGCTCCAATTGTAGCGTAGACGCATAGCATCCCAAAACTCTTGCTTGTTGAGATAAAAACCTTTCTCAGTTATTGGCAATACCTTTAGCCAATTGGAGACTCCTTTTTGTTGGTTGATGTCGTTTACCTTAACTTGCTTCATTGCATGTTATATCTGCATAGGGCCAGATTCTCTTTCTGGATATCCAATTTTAAAGTTCTAACTTTGCTTtagctgtttttgtttttctaacatCGTAGATACCGTCTATGTCTTGCTTTTTGATAGAGTCGACAAGACATTTTGTGATCATTCTCGATTATTAAATTGTACTTGTGCGTCGTCAGGAAAAATAGTGAGATTCAATCCTCCAAGTCGTGTGGGAAGTGATAGTAAAAGCCTTTCGTTTTCGGAGCATAGATGACAGTTATCGCAGGTATGAATTCGTTTCTGACGACTGTCTCTATCGGTTGAAGCAATTTTTGTCAGGAACGGTCCGGAGAAGAAATGTCAATTTAGCTTTAAATAACCAAACGCACAATAAGATGATTGAGGTACTAGTTCAGCAATCTTTGATAGAAGTTTTAGCTGTTCAACTAAGCTTGCAACTTTGCTATTAACATATTCAATCTTGTAAGACTGACTACCAATGACTGCACCGAGATGACGTTGACCAGTCGAtgttaccaaaatatttgaatctGCAAAGATTTGCTCAGCACTAAGTAGATACTCTTGTTTCACAATTAGATGGGATTTAGTCGCCTTCGGGAAGTAGCCGTATTTCGGACCGATGTCAACGATTTT encodes:
- the LOC130613995 gene encoding uncharacterized protein LOC130613995: MDQIRSDSSSNEDENDDIPDLSTLRPFNFEPEFSLEELNKLGTCSSESDEEEDEVSRIGNNNWCQCGGHCRAMESYSESLCCRDTNEIPDNHFEGKQCITEAETFGMVCLCKPVLTTALSALNNLRGDAMHTDNCSLRFAGYKQYTWWIHNRLRKGVRKIIPSCALWAIRNKYPSENGIYIPFTESKSDDKRLYENTDSDSE